Proteins co-encoded in one Dioscorea cayenensis subsp. rotundata cultivar TDr96_F1 unplaced genomic scaffold, TDr96_F1_v2_PseudoChromosome.rev07_lg8_w22 25.fasta BLBR01002170.1, whole genome shotgun sequence genomic window:
- the LOC120257544 gene encoding calmodulin-interacting protein 111-like, protein MPPSKGKKPSRSLPSERSSPSASRTPSTPARDPKTEVAGDDEQLLPCILSCAAAKFPNLISDSAFCARVSETETCLSKGGNYARIWLSEATMVSSSLSPGSFVSVSLATSDKTSLEDAPLETLAEECARHFGVETGDKASDGTGNFFAIATVFPSLKVLKNGSKLSWGLSCTMGFPSVGRAIFVFPVSGFSTSHNQNMNNSISQFSICKCNDLYLNLVLPKSVVINCGYDKSPLGTSTDKLTSPKTPASRPKLSSPGATPVQSKKSSDYVSNIDVSTCQDISGIRLALADEKVNELLQIYAGRWLHGRSLLNGNLVTVPICGHLCLFLVEGVSGSRTDCSNPDHMSERKCNLPPVEIDNGNCINYADTIFLVDAKTKVHLSDPVASVRNNPTTTGPSAVEISCRSIGERQAGDIPRLGGLSKEITALNEIIMFSLGNNYSLPRYKGVLLYGPPGTGKTSLATYCAHGVGASLFSINGPEIISQYYGESEQALHDVFESARRAAPSVVFIDELDAIAPARKDGGEGLSVRMVATLLKLLDEIDNGERILLIAATNRPDSIDPALRRPGRFDREIEIGVPSPDQRLDILQTLLSDIDHSLSSKEIQTLAMATHGFVAADLAALCNEAAMTALRRYIKFGSSDKYAGALSSLLAELSVSVKPVSCLGSEKALEIHDMSQTALEEPDQLVEMMLKVSIDDFEKAKMKVRPSAMREVLLCAC, encoded by the exons ATGCCGCCATCGAAGGGGAAGAAGCCTTCGAGGTCTCTTCCCTCAGAGCGCTCCTCCCCATCGGCCTCTCGCACTCCCTCAACTCCAGCTCGAGATCCAAAGACCGAGGTTGCCGGCGACGACGAGCAGCTTCTCCCTTGCATACTCTCCTGCGCTGCCGCCAAGTTCCCAAACCTCATCTCAGACTCCGCATTTTGTGCCAGAGTCTCGGAGACCGAGACCTGTCTCTCCAAGGGTGGTAATTATGCTAGGATTTGGCTCTCGGAGGCCACCATGGTCTCGTCCTCACTCTCCCCTGGTTCCTTCGTCTCT GTTTCACTTGCTACTTCAGACAAGACGTCCTTGGAAGATGCCCCACTTGAGACATTAGCTGAGGAGTGTGCTAGACATTTTGGAGTTGAAACTGGGGATAAGGCATCTGATGGAACAGGAAATTTCTTTGCAATTGCAACCGTATTTCCTTCTCTCAAG GTTCTGAAAAATGGATCAAAATTGTCATGGGGTCTGTCATGCACCATGGGCTTCCCTTCCGTTGGCAGGGCGATATTTGTTTTCCCTGTCAGTGGGTTTTCTACATCGCACaatcaaaatatgaataattCTATTTCTCAATTTTCTATATGCAAATGCAACGACCTttacctaaatttggtcttgcCAAAGAGTGTTGTGATAAATTGTGGATACGATAAATCTCCCTTAGGCACATCAACAGACAAGCTAACATCACCAAAGACTCCAGCCTCTAGACCAAAGCTTTCTTCTCCTGGTGCTACTCCAGTCCAATCAAAGAAATCCTCAGACTATGTATCAAATATTGATGTTTCCACATGTCAGGACATCTCTGGTATTAGATTGGCATTGGCAGATGAAAAAGTTAATGAACTGCTACAGATATATGCTGGAAGGTGGCTTCATGGTCGTAGTCTTTTAAATGGGAACCTTGTGACTGTACCGATATGCGGGCATCTCTGTTTATTTCTGGTGGAAGGTGTGAGTGGGTCACGGACAGACTGTTCTAATCCAGATCATATGTCTGAAAGGAAATGCAATTTACCACCTGTTGAGATTGACAATGGGAATTGTATAAATTATGCTGACACTATATTCCTGGTAGATGCTAAAACAAAGGTCCACCTCTCTGATCCTGTCGCTTCTGTGAGAAATAATCCAACTACAACAGGTCCATCAGCAGTTGAAATTTCTTGTAGATCCATTGGTGAGAGGCAAGCTGGTGATATTCCTAGGCTGGGTGGCTTATCTAAGGAAATTACAGCTTTGAATGAGATCATCATGTTCTCATTGGGAAACAATTATTCTTTGCCAAG GTATAAAGGGGTGCTACTTTATGGTCCGCCTGGTACAGGGAAAACATCTTTGGCCACTTATTGTGCTCATGGTGTTGGTGCGAGTCTTTTTTCTATTAATGGACCTGAGATTATCAGTCAGTACTACGGAGAAAGTGAGCAAGCTCTACATGATGTTTTTGAATCAGCTAGACGAGCTGCTCCTTCCGTG GTATTTATTGATGagttggatgctattgctccagCACGAAAAGATGGAGGTGAAGGATTATCAGTTAGAATGGTTGCAACATTATTAAAATTGCTGGATGAGATAGATAATGGTGAAAGGATACTTCTAATTGCTGCCACGAATCGCCCTGATAGTATTGATCCTGCGTTAAGAAGACCTGGAAGATTTGATCGAGAAATTGAAATAG GAGTGCCATCTCCAGACCAGCGACTAGACATACTTCAGACTCTTCTCAGTGACATAGACCACTCCCTTAGCAGCAAAGAAATTCAAACACTTGCTATGGCTACGCATGGGTTTGTGGCTGCTGATCTTGCTGCCCTTTGCAATGAAGCTGCAATGACGGCTCTTCGTCGCTATATCAAGTTTGGAAGTTCAGACAAGTATGCTGGTGCATTGTCATCATTGCTTGCAGAATTGTCTGTTTCGGTGAAGCCTGTTTCTTGCCTTGGTTCTGAAAAGGCTCTCGAAATTCATGACATGTCCCAAACAGCATTAGAAGAACCTGATCAGCTGGTAGAAATGATGCTTAAAGTGTCAATTGATGATTTTGAGAAAGCCAAAATGAAAGTGAGGCCTAGTGCGATGCGTGAGGTACTTCTTTGTGCTTGTTAA